Part of the Acropora palmata chromosome 10, jaAcrPala1.3, whole genome shotgun sequence genome, GTTGCAGTAGTGGTAAGACTATTCTAATTCTAGTATTGTGGTTGTAGCCCGGGATTGATTAATTCCCTCATCCTTTGTCACAACAGCAAAAGAATCGGTAGTGACGTGTAATATTATCACTCGATAAATTTTTCGAAGCAAACATCATCTGCAGTTCTCCTGCGTTGTCGCATCCGGTTTCGGTAATCGTTTGAGAGAAAAGCCGCGATTTGCAAGATGAGGCTACGAGACGCCGACAGGGAGCTCAGCCAAAGACAACGTGAGCGAAAGTCAACGAAACAAAGCACAAAGAGTTTATAAATGAACGCCCTGTTCTTCCCACGCgtgttgcctttttttctaCTCTCCTTTGTCGTTGTCATTCTCTTTCTCGTTTTAACAGTGGCAAGAATGAGCCAAATGTATGGTTGGGTTTTAAAGGACGCGAGGATTCGatgataaatttttaaattcaccTACAAGTTACTTGAAATCAATTTCATTCCCTGAAAGAGGCAACGCTCAAACGCCTTGAAAGATCGAATGGGTAGGATATCAAGCATCTCAATGGTAATTTCGTTAAATTAACCTTTTTCTTCATCCTCTCTTCTTTATGTGCATGGTATCATTCAAGGCCACAAGTcggtttgtttttctttttccttaatCGACTAATTCGGAAAATAAACATAccatcttaattttttttttattttcttgcaaTAAAGACAATGAAGTAATTAAtcaatcaaaatgcaaaactTCATCAAACGAATAGTTCTGCTGCCTCAGGGGAGTTAAATCTCTCTTAATTAAAGCAGAAACGCAGATTCACTTTGAAGAACCTCTCTCGCTTCGTCCAATTCTCAAAACGATAGAATGGATATTGCCAAAGAAATTCTTGAACTCATAACTTAAGGTTCAGTAATCAAGAACTCAATTGTTACAACTTAACACAACCTGTAACACCTGGTTAATGAATTAGCGGCGTCTTTCAGGGTGAAAAGTGGACAACTAGTTCACAggacaaaaagataaaaagcatgtcttgtttttgtttttttctgtttttttttgtctgacCCTTGTGACCCTCTTATGGGAGAGTTGTATGGATTTTATGGAATTTGTGTCGACATGAAGCAACACATCAGACTGAAATGCCTTTGAAGCCGCAGATATATACGTATATATTTGCGTAATGACTTGCCACATTACCACTACCTTAATCCCTTTTTATCGAATTTGAATTCCTCCGTCACCTACTTTCGTTTATGTTCGTTTGGAACTGCGTATTCAATAAGAATTATACTAAACGGCAGGAGTCAAGAATTCGCTAATGACGAAAACTCCGAGAAGGGTGATGATCACATTTCTCGCTTTAATATCAGAGGAAAAGTTGATTGGTTAACGGACAGTACTCGACCTAAATTGCATCAGCCCCTCACGCACACAAGGCACAATCAATGCGCATTGTAAGCACTTCAAATGGTACAGTTATCGACAAAATATAACAGACCTTTCGGAGACCATGCACTATTACTCAAAACATCTCACGAGGCAGTTGAGTGAACTTCAATTCAAGAGAGCGTTATGAAAAGACGATATCATATATGATCGAATATCTGTATAACCATGACTCACCTAAGATGTCAGATTCAGTGCTTCTTCGTTAACAACTTATTCTTCCGAGGGAAAAATGCAGTGAACTTTAAATGTTGTGCTGAGACGTGACCGTGTCTAGCCAGCTTGATGTATTTTCATTGATGTTCAAAGTAAGGGTCAGTGAAAAGTATTGTTATGAAGGTCACgaaatttcatttgtgctTCGTGACATTCAGGAATGTTAGCGCGAAGCGTGAGGAAGTTTTGATCATTTGCGTCAAGGAGCATCCAGGCGCCTCTGCTGTATGTCGCGCAGTCAAAAAAGTTATGCGGTGGTTATGAGCACGTGACTGCTGAGTGCGTGTTTTCGTCTGGCTTTTTGCCTATTTAACATGCAAAACATTCCCGCATTACAGATGTCGATGAGACCGTTTTCGATGTTGTTTCGAATTTTTAATGCGAAAAGAATGCTTCCTCTTGGCGTCTTTTCTTGCCTTTGCTCCTTACAGTTGAGCTTTTAAGGTttactttcctttttcttttaattattttctttccaaacaaaaggaaaaaagtcagatacaaaaaattgaatgagACAGCTAGAGATAAATGACAATTTCGTTTGTTTAGACAACATCCGCATATACTTTGCACTTTGTGCCAAGATAGACCAGCATGTACCCTATGAGGACAAAATCACTGTaataatggctctgaaccccTTGGTTGAGTTTTCTTACTTTAGCGCATgcgctatttaacaattatcccttgagcccgaatgggctctaaGTCAGTAGCCCTTGACGGtgaagcccgaatgggctattgactcagatgCCAtaagggcgagaggaataattgtttcagtaaaatccaactagttggtcaaaaaagtatcgagacaaaacatcttgcgCTAGTCAAAGCAagactaattttttttggctgccaaaacattacaaacatgGCCGGCgctttttgctactagtgggctataacacaTAGCCGGacagtagctcaaccaatcagaacgcaacatcgataatagaccactagttagATGTTACTAATATCAGACATTTTTTTACGATTAACTTGTACATACCACGTGGAAGAAATTGCTCCAACATTTTTTATACATACTGTAAACCTGtagtttaaattttgtcaGTAGGAGCACACTATTTTATCTCCACGTTTCGGACTACAGGTCTAAATAGTGCTCATTACTGATATGTAAAACGACTGGTTAGACTTAATCCGTAAAATGTGCACTCAGGCTTACTCAATAAAACGAGAGTTTGACCATGGGACCCCATGGTGTTTATATATACATGAGATCTCCAACGAAGATGTAGTCTTTGCAGACCTTCAATCAGACTGAGAACATACAAATTCTTTTCTCTCTGTTTCCATAATCAATCACGTTTGAGTCAACAATTACGCTTGCAACTTTTTCATACGGTAAATTTCTCTGTCTGTTGATTTCACCTTCCATTTAACTTCCTGGAACACGACATAATAACCTCCTTTGAGATAACAAACTCTTCCCAAAGGAATGAAACTTCTGTCATTTCTTTGAATCCAATGTCTATCAATTATCTTCTTCACTGTCTTTGAATTCATCATCAGGTCTTCTTCTCGTCTTTCCACAAATTTTCACAGCCTTCCTAGCAAAAATTAAACCATTTAATTTATATAGTACTTAATAGGTGGAAAAGCAtctaaattaaattatataataacctaAGTAATTCacgcattctaattggttctcgcctatgagctattagaggacagacgcacagatgacgacagcgctcgattcaagtttgttttgaattttttgaattttgaatttgaaccaatcacaattctttgctaagcatagcaaccaatcagttcgcttcattttgtatagacataagatcacgtcagtgctattttcgtgtctgtcaaagtggcaaaatttgaaataaaagggcattttttccgaatattttaattttttattatataaaacaaatagattccatgttgccgtgcgtctgttcagtaatagatcacagaggacgtcgaaatgtggtaagaacatcagtgacacactctgttgcgcctcgtgtgccacttttttgttcttaccacattttgacgtcatctgtgatctattactgaacagaggcacggcaacatggaatctatttgttaattagtaaTCTTAAGGCGGTATGTTCGACTCCAATCGGGAACAACCAGAAATATTGCGAGTTCCTCCGACATGCGATTTTGTGTTAACGTGCTTGAAGCCTTTGAGGTAATTGAGGCAATTAATGATTAGGTCTAGGTTACGGGTTGTGGTTCAGGggtacttgaaaaaaaaaaatggggttgTTTCCTGGACACAGTGACGTTTCAAACCTCACTGTGTCCACGAaaccgttttttcttttttattactaATACTTGATCACCAGCTTTTGTTCTTATACGTTATCTTAGTAGAGGGTTAAGTTACACTTTGAGACATTTTTCATGCAGCTGAAACATTTCATTATAGTGCAATAGTGACTGCTGACCACTCACTGTGTCATACGCACCCTGACGACGCTTGCCTGTTCCCGTGGATTTTCTCGCAATCTTGTTTCCCTTTACTTTCCTTCAATTCTTCCCAGCAGAAGTCATTGATAGGTCGCCTTAGCAACCGATCTTGTGTCATGCGCAGTGACTCCTTTGTAGACGTTAACTCCCTTCTCAGTTGtttgattaatttttccatctgttaaagaaatgaaaacagcaTTTGCTGGTAAATGACGATTTGAGGAGATTGTTGATTCATCTTTCAGCATAGTTTCAGCTACGTTTCGTGGACTACTGagtattgtttatttttttttaactggaaAAGACTGACTAAACGACGACCTTAGTTAACTAACTGTTTGACTGGTTGACTCGCAGAAATTTGGCATCAAGCGAGTTATACATACATAATTGACCACTCCCcactggggcttttcagggccattTAAACCAACAACTGGAAtgaacttaacaggttaagaatcccaactggcagtaGTCAGACCAGTTGACtatgtacaagcgcagccgaggagttgaacaaGGGACTGCCTCGAACAAATgcagctagtggtcagagcgggacccgaactcgggatctccatATTTCAAGTCCGgcgccctaaccactcggccacgctgtCGAGTTGATGAGGTTCAGATTACTACAGTAAGAAGATAATAAAGCTGGCATTTTGAGCTGTAACCCTTGGTTATTCGCCCTGATGAAGGGCTTATGGTAGTAATTTGAGGCTAATCAATTGGTTTGATATACCCAATTCTTGCTTTTCACTTCCCCACTGACATGCACGGTACAAGTTCGACATCGACGTCGGTTCGCATGTAAGCATAAGATCAGTTACTGCCTGACTGTGCCGTGTCTGTGTTATTGTGTCCTTTTTGACGGGCGGACTTATTCGTTGAAATCAGTTACAGACTCATGGTACCTCTTCTTTTTTGCTAGGAAGGTGATTTTCCTCCATTAACGCTGCCGAACAGCAATCAGATGACATTCGCTTCCTTTCCATCGAATCTTCCGCACTGAAGTTAGAACATGGGCGATTTGTTTAGTACACAGCCAACTCGAACAAACCTCAATGGCCGCCACTTCAGTggtaattaacaaaaaaatttcaacttgATTTTACAACATTAGGTCACTCTCTGCCTTTCCATAGAAAAACAAGTTTGTTCCAAAAACTACGATAAAACATGTAGGTGAAATGAGTTGCAGCTGGCTGGCGAGGAATCATATTTATGTTTATGAATAAAACTAGTAATAGTCAGAGATTAGAAAATTAAGTTCCTacgatgtgttttgttgctttacaAATGAGAAAGAAGAACGAGGGAGGAGAGAAAGAGTTTTTGAAGGGATTAGAGCGAGATGTAAAGGGACCCCGTTTATTCTCAAGGCCTCCTTGCCCAACCCTGACCCTACCAATTGAGGAGAAGGCAAATGAAATCACGACACATGCCAATTTCAATGTGTGATTAAGTGTCCCTCACACTTTGGCTCACCCTCAATATCACTTGTGATGAGGACTAGAGGCAATAGGGACCTACagtaagcagcaacgacgacAACGGCAATGAAGGAGTCacttgaaatgaaacattaGGGAAATGTTGACTATTTTGCTATTATTCCTTCTTCCGCGTATCCTTTATTGtcgacagagcacgctgcaaatggactgctAGAAGCGCCGTTcagttgaaataaatttaaggaatgaaagatttactgttgtgtgttcacgttgtccttaaaactttaaatttggaaatttcacgttgtcgtgacagactacgtcaaagaattgtacttaAGCGCGTGCCGCACTTGTAgtacgattatttttcctcattgaaccaatcagatcattgctttccggcgtcgtcgttgctgttgccgtcgtccttgagGTCATGAGGTGCCCTCCTAactacttaacaattagactacgagcccgagttttctacgagcagatagtcaacgaggcgcagccgagttgactatcgctcgtagaaaacgagggctcgtagtctaattgttttagtataaatttactcgtagtctcattacataaaaatgtaaagtaacgtttaggataaaatgttttattgtgtttatatcggcaattcaaattcaaggtttcaaacactgcttgcgatgtgcactgaagcttcgtgatatacaatttaaaattcgtgatacacaatttaaaatttaaagcttcgtgattggtcaaaataaataggagaacgattttcattggctattcacaactgttgactatcagcagatagtctacgagtaatatagccaatcagattcacggattcacgatagactacgagtaaatttatactaaattcTGATAGAAGATGAAAACAGTCACCTAATGGAAACCTGTTGAATAAAAGGCGAGCACTAACCCAAATGTTACAAAAAGCTATTTTTCGCTTAGGGTCAGCCATCCTCGCAGACACTGGGGCAGTTAGTCGGGACGGGACGTAGAAATCAAGGGCAAAATGGGGACATGCAAGAGCTTACAATTTAGCCAACTTGTAAACTCTTGCTGGTCCCGATCTTGCCTGTAATGTCTTCGTCCCGTCCCAACTAACAGaccctgggtctccgagggTGAGGGTCAACCGCACTTAGTGACGTCTTTAAAAATTGAGCGTGCACCTTATTACCTGCAATGCATGACGCTGATATTTTGGCGGTTGTTTGGCAACATTACCTGCTTCCATGAAGCCCCTCTTGTTCATGTTCCGCGTTGTGACCCACTCCTACGTACGCATGCGCAGGCTTATGTCCTTTATCCTTACTGGAACTGGATAGGCTCAAACTCGGGTTTACATGTTTCCGCACATTCCTGTGTGGTCTGAATAGTATGACATACACTTTAGGAGCGTACAGGCAACCCAGCAAAATAAAGGCAATCAGAGAAACACTAGTACACAGAATTAAGGGCCTCTGATCAAGAGCTTCTTCCATGTAGTACACCGCCAAAAATGCCAACCACACGACACACGATGAATACATTGCGAATGCAATGTACTTAGCTTCGTTGAAATTGCTTGGGATTTTTCGCGTTTTGAAAGCGTAAATGGTGCACATGAAGATCAGAATAAAGTTATAAACCTGCGAGAGGCCAAAGTCTAGCTTTGATGTAGAACAATCGAGGTAAACTTTGGAGGCTGTCGGGTAGAAAAACTTTACTTTTGGAGTGCGCAAAAACGAGAGCATCAACAGAAGTAAAATCTGCACTGAAACAACAGCAGCTACGAGGACGAACTGCGAAAATGGCAAGATCAAAAGTGGTCTTTTTGCCAGATTCTTGCGGTTGAAAATTCTAGAGATGCGATTTGTTTTTATAAAGAGTGATGCGTAGCAAACGCTGAAGCAAACTCCGCTCGCGAAGAAACGTGCGACACAAGCGGCGTTATTGGGTTTCAACACAGCCACAAACGTTACACTGAAAGCTAAGAGAATGCCAACTAACAACATGTGCGATAATTCACGACCACATGCTTTCACTAAAGGTGTCTTGTCAAACTTTATCAATACCGCAATAACAAAGAGTGTAGTTACTATTCCCAGTCCTGCAAAACCAGCAGCGGGTAAAGCAAACTTTAAATCTTTCCCGAAATACATTATATCGATCTTTGCACATGCTCGACCATTCGGTGTTGGTGTGTATCCCAGAGGGCACTGCTCGCATGCGGTATCATTCACTAAGTAGTGATTTCCATTACATAACCGACACGTCCAACAACAAGTCTCTTTTCCAACCACAGCTATTTTCACTTCGTTACTTTTACACATTGGCCTGCAAGATGAAACAGTTGCTTTAAACTCTGGCGCTAAATTTGGTTTTAGGCTTAACTTCTGGTCCCATTCACCAATCTGAATATCTGCGTACTTATTTCCGCGTTTGATCAGCATAAAAACGTCAAAACGACCTTTTACGTCACCGTCGGCGTTAAATTTGATGGGATTTCCGCTCACACCGATAAAAGAGACCCTTCTGATGTACTCCAAAATCTCCCTTCCTGATATATTACGCATACGTTCGCAAACTGTTTGCGTGTCCGGACATTTGTCCTTTTGAACGGCATCcaacgcatgcgcaaacacGTAAACCGCATCCATTGCGTTTGCGACTTGATTATCCAATGGATTGTTTGAAAGAGTAAGATTTAATTGACCACAGTCGCCATTTGTCTCCTTTGCGATTGAGCAGTTAAAATGCCGTTCCCAAAACTCCTTAAACCAAGGATTTCGAATGTTTTGCTTCGGATGTAGCTCATAAAAGTGTTCGCGAAAACCTTTCAATTCCACAGCTTTTGGCGAAACTGTGATTGTGTTTAACGCCACTTCCTCCAATCCTTTCAACCACAATACATTCCCCCAGGCGTCCGTTCCAAGCCACTGAAATTCTCCACTTTGtcctttattttttgctgCTTGCAATAGATGGACAATTTGTCGCTCTTGACTGGAGAAAACCACGACGGTTTTCGCTTGAGGTTCACTGAGTAATTTGTCGATGATTCCTGCAAACATGCCTTTAGCACTCTGAATTTCGACTTTCTCAGCGACTGCGATGCATAtacctgaaacaaaaacagcgtAGCATCAAATAGTACACATTTTGACGTTGAATACTCTCCTTGTGCTCAAACCAATGGTCCATTTCTCTCTTTTCCTTGCAACTCTTCATTACATCCTGTCGCGACACCACGTTTCAGAACGCTTACACACAGTGATATTTTAGGGTTTAGCAGAAAGCGCGGTTTTCCTAGCGACCCAAACATGGCACACGCGAGAAAAGCAAATTCAGCAGCGTCTTAGTAAAAAGTATTACCTCATTGTTCAGACGAGAGAAAGCGACAAAAGGCGCCAATCAACAATAACTCAGTTACGAGAGGTCATGCATGATGCCTTTTTTCTTTACCAATGACTCAGGCGTAAGGTTGAGGATAGAtgtaggaaaaaaatatcgtAATATTAACTCAGCTCTCCAACGAGGTAACCGCACGCCTATCCCCTTcgtaaataattataacacTGAAGCTGGTATTGGCGTATGGTaagagcactcgccttccatCATTAAGTCCtgggttcaattcccggaCTTGCGTGATATGAGGATCCTTCCGTCTGGCTGGGTACTCCGATTCTCCCCTCTtctaaaaaaatgattttatttgtTGCCTCCTCAACAAGCCGCAAGGCAACAACTCATGCTCAGCTGCGCTATATAAGCTCAGTTAACAAGGTTTACTCGACCTACATCGCTTGCTTAACTGAGACGCAGGAGAGATATTCAGTCCTTTGTGAACCGgaaattgctgaaaagttGACATGGAAGTATACGTCAGAAAAAGTGGTTCATTTTTAGGAAGTTTCCAACACGAAAGCAGAATTGAGGTGGTTCGTGTTATTTTATGTATCATGTTTCTACAAACCTGCTTTGCTTGCCTCTTCTTTGACCGCTTGAAAACCCATTGTGCCGTAGGTATCGTCACTGTAGACTACCGACACATAACTCCAGTTCATGAACTTCGCAATATCCACAAGCGCCTTGGCTTGGTACAGATCATGAGGAACAGTACGAGAAAAGAACTCGAACCTTTTCTTGTCACTTAGTTCATAACTCGTGGAATCGAAACTAACCTGCGGGATCTGAAATAAACGAAACAAGTGCGCGACTTGGACAGAAATCGAACTGAAAGCGGGCCCGATAACGCCCGCCATTACGGGATCTCCTGTGACATGTTGCTCCCTAACGGATATTCTTCTCTTGACGAACTTAAGAGCTCTGTCAAGTGCTATGGTCTCGCTTGAGCAAGTGTCGAAGACTTCGAGCCCAAGAGAAATGTTTCGCAAGATAGAATCatttttgttgatgttgtcAATGGCAAAGAGCATGGCCTCGAGCCTTTGAATCCCAAACCTCTCGTTTATTTTCCCGCATTGCACGAGATTCTTTGGCTCGTGAGTATGAATCGGTACCAGGCCCCCAATTAAAAGCTCTCCTGGAACCAAAACGGAGCCATCTTGACATGTAACGTATTGTGCAAGTGTTGCGATGGCGACCAAGAGCAAATCaatcattgtttgttttagcGTTGTAGCCTATGGAAATAAAAGGCAACAGGTTAGGTAACCTTTATTTTTAAAGTAACACATacaacacagaaaaaagaTAGCATGCAAACTAAGCACTTTGATTTTTCAATGATTGATCAAACTGATGCCTAGCCAATTTATTACTTTGAAGTAAAACTGTTAGCTGCAAAAGAGATATGACCGGAAACTCCTCTTCATTTCTGAAGCCTAGAGCAACATTGATTACGATTTGGTGGAGAGATAACTTCCTCCAGTAGTGACCTTCTTCACACTTCGAAAATCTTGGAAACGAAGATTTTAAACGCATTGTCTGGAATCTTATAAATGACATctaattttgcacttttcaaaaatatttgtgAAAAAGGTTTTACTCAGTTCTTAAACCAGTTAAGTTCTGTTAAGATCATTGGTTCATCCTATAAAGAATGACTGGAAATAAAGTAAAACGACCGGTTTACGCAATAAAGTGAAATACAAAAACTCAATCGGTTTGCCTACTCAATGGACAACGACCTTGCTGAGCCCTATAGGCGTAGATCAGTTATGCCGTCAATACGAATTAACGTAAAAATGGAAAGTTTTTTCAAGAGTGGAAATTGACAAACGGTGATCCAAGTATAGCGAAGGAGGCTTTAAACTGGGAAGTCAAACTGTAGATCTCTTAAACTATGCGGATCGTAGGATTTCTCTGAGAATTCAGTACTCAAATAAGTGTATTCGATGTATTCGCTACCAATTAAGGAAACATGGTTAACAAAACGGCTGACGCTCATAATTAACCCTTGAATCCTGGTTTTGATTGGAGTAATCTCAAGTTCAGAAGCC contains:
- the LOC141894280 gene encoding metabotropic glutamate receptor 3-like isoform X1, with product MIDLLLVAIATLAQYVTCQDGSVLVPGELLIGGLVPIHTHEPKNLVQCGKINERFGIQRLEAMLFAIDNINKNDSILRNISLGLEVFDTCSSETIALDRALKFVKRRISVREQHVTGDPVMAGVIGPAFSSISVQVAHLFRLFQIPQVSFDSTSYELSDKKRFEFFSRTVPHDLYQAKALVDIAKFMNWSYVSVVYSDDTYGTMGFQAVKEEASKAGICIAVAEKVEIQSAKGMFAGIIDKLLSEPQAKTVVVFSSQERQIVHLLQAAKNKGQSGEFQWLGTDAWGNVLWLKGLEEVALNTITVSPKAVELKGFREHFYELHPKQNIRNPWFKEFWERHFNCSIAKETNGDCGQLNLTLSNNPLDNQVANAMDAVYVFAHALDAVQKDKCPDTQTVCERMRNISGREILEYIRRVSFIGVSGNPIKFNADGDVKGRFDVFMLIKRGNKYADIQIGEWDQKLSLKPNLAPEFKATVSSCRPMCKSNEVKIAVVGKETCCWTCRLCNGNHYLVNDTACEQCPLGYTPTPNGRACAKIDIMYFGKDLKFALPAAGFAGLGIVTTLFVIAVLIKFDKTPLVKACGRELSHMLLVGILLAFSVTFVAVLKPNNAACVARFFASGVCFSVCYASLFIKTNRISRIFNRKNLAKRPLLILPFSQFVLVAAVVSVQILLLLMLSFLRTPKVKFFYPTASKVYLDCSTSKLDFGLSQVYNFILIFMCTIYAFKTRKIPSNFNEAKYIAFAMYSSCVVWLAFLAVYYMEEALDQRPLILCTSVSLIAFILLGCLYAPKVYVILFRPHRNVRKHVNPSLSLSSSSKDKGHKPAHAYVGVGHNAEHEQEGLHGSSAEDSMERKRMSSDCCSAALMEENHLPSKKEEMEKLIKQLRRELTSTKESLRMTQDRLLRRPINDFCWEELKESKGKQDCEKIHGNRQASSGKAVKICGKTRRRPDDEFKDSEEDN
- the LOC141894280 gene encoding metabotropic glutamate receptor 3-like isoform X3, giving the protein MIDLLLVAIATLAQYVTCQDGSVLVPGELLIGGLVPIHTHEPKNLVQCGKINERFGIQRLEAMLFAIDNINKNDSILRNISLGLEVFDTCSSETIALDRALKFVKRRISVREQHVTGDPVMAGVIGPAFSSISVQVAHLFRLFQIPQVSFDSTSYELSDKKRFEFFSRTVPHDLYQAKALVDIAKFMNWSYVSVVYSDDTYGTMGFQAVKEEASKAGICIAVAEKVEIQSAKGMFAGIIDKLLSEPQAKTVVVFSSQERQIVHLLQAAKNKGQSGEFQWLGTDAWGNVLWLKGLEEVALNTITVSPKAVELKGFREHFYELHPKQNIRNPWFKEFWERHFNCSIAKETNGDCGQLNLTLSNNPLDNQVANAMDAVYVFAHALDAVQKDKCPDTQTVCERMRNISGREILEYIRRVSFIGVSGNPIKFNADGDVKGRFDVFMLIKRGNKYADIQIGEWDQKLSLKPNLAPEFKATVSSCRPMCKSNEVKIAVVGKETCCWTCRLCNGNHYLVNDTACEQCPLGYTPTPNGRACAKIDIMYFGKDLKFALPAAGFAGLGIVTTLFVIAVLIKFDKTPLVKACGRELSHMLLVGILLAFSVTFVAVLKPNNAACVARFFASGVCFSVCYASLFIKTNRISRIFNRKNLAKRPLLILPFSQFVLVAAVVSVQILLLLMLSFLRTPKVKFFYPTASKVYLDCSTSKLDFGLSQVYNFILIFMCTIYAFKTRKIPSNFNEAKYIAFAMYSSCVVWLAFLAVYYMEEALDQRPLILCTSVSLIAFILLGCLYAPKVYVILFRPHRNVRKHVNPSLSLSSSSKDKGHKPAHAYVGVGHNAEHEQEGLHGSSAEDSMERKRMSSDCCSAALMEENHLPSKKEEMEKLIKQLRRELTSTKESLRMTQDRLLRRPINDFCWEELKESKGKQDCEKIHGNRQASSGL
- the LOC141894280 gene encoding metabotropic glutamate receptor 3-like isoform X2; the protein is MIDLLLVAIATLAQYVTCQDGSVLVPGELLIGGLVPIHTHEPKNLVQCGKINERFGIQRLEAMLFAIDNINKNDSILRNISLGLEVFDTCSSETIALDRALKFVKRRISVREQHVTGDPVMAGVIGPAFSSISVQVAHLFRLFQIPQVSFDSTSYELSDKKRFEFFSRTVPHDLYQAKALVDIAKFMNWSYVSVVYSDDTYGTMGFQAVKEEASKAGICIAVAEKVEIQSAKGMFAGIIDKLLSEPQAKTVVVFSSQERQIVHLLQAAKNKGQSGEFQWLGTDAWGNVLWLKGLEEVALNTITVSPKAVELKGFREHFYELHPKQNIRNPWFKEFWERHFNCSIAKETNGDCGQLNLTLSNNPLDNQVANAMDAVYVFAHALDAVQKDKCPDTQTVCERMRNISGREILEYIRRVSFIGVSGNPIKFNADGDVKGRFDVFMLIKRGNKYADIQIGEWDQKLSLKPNLAPEFKATVSSCRPMCKSNEVKIAVVGKETCCWTCRLCNGNHYLVNDTACEQCPLGYTPTPNGRACAKIDIMYFGKDLKFALPAAGFAGLGIVTTLFVIAVLIKFDKTPLVKACGRELSHMLLVGILLAFSVTFVAVLKPNNAACVARFFASGVCFSVCYASLFIKTNRISRIFNRKNLAKRPLLILPFSQFVLVAAVVSVQILLLLMLSFLRTPKVKFFYPTASKVYLDCSTSKLDFGLSQVYNFILIFMCTIYAFKTRKIPSNFNEAKYIAFAMYSSCVVWLAFLAVYYMEEALDQRPLILCTSVSLIAFILLGCLYAPKVYVILFRPHRNVRKHVNPSLSLSSSSKDKGHKPAHAYVGVGHNAEHEQEGLHGSSAEDSMERKRMSSDCCSAALMEENHLPSKKEEMEKLIKQLRRELTSTKESLRMTQDRLLRRPINDFCWEELKESKGKQDCEKIHGNRQASSGCV